In Poecile atricapillus isolate bPoeAtr1 chromosome W, bPoeAtr1.hap1, whole genome shotgun sequence, one DNA window encodes the following:
- the GPR22 gene encoding G-protein coupled receptor 22 — protein sequence MCLSPILEVNMQSESNITVRDAIDDFDTNMYQPLSYPLSFQVSLTGFLMLEIVLGLGSNLTVLVLYCMKSNLINSVSNIITMNLHVLDVIICVGCIPLTIVILLLSLESNTALICCFHEACVSFASVSTAINVFAITLDRYDISVKPANRILTMGRAVILMTSIWIISLFSFLIPFIEVNFFSLQSASTWENKTLLCVSTNEYHTELGMYYHILVQIPIFFFTVIVMLITYTKILQALNIRIGTRFTTGQKKKNRKKKTISLTTQHETTDMSHSSGGKNVVFGVRTSVSVIIALRRAVKRHRERRERQKRVFRMSLLIISTFLLCWTPISVLNTTILCLGPSDLLVKLRLCFLVMAYGTTIFHPLLYAFTRQKFQKVLKSKMKKRVVSIVEADPMPNNAVIHNSWIEPKRNKKITFEDSEVRQKCLVPQVVTD from the coding sequence ATGTGTTTGTCCCCCATTCTGGAAGTCAACATGCAGTCCGAATCTAACATTACAGTTCGAGATGCCATTGATGACTTCGATACCAACATGTACCAACCACTGTCATATCCATTAAGCTTTCAAGTTTCTCTCACTGGATTTTTGATGTTAGAAATTGTTTTGGGACTTGGCAGCAACCTCACCGTGCTGGTACTTTACTGTATGAAATCCAACTTAATCAATTCTGTCAGTAACATAATTACAATGAACCTTCATGTACTTGATGTAATAATTTGTGTGGGATGTATTCCTCTAACTATAGTTATCCTTCTGCTTTCACTGGAGAGTAACACTGCTCTCATCTGCTGCTTCCATGAGGCTTGTGTCTCTTTTGCAAGCGTTTCAACTGCAATCAACGTCTTCGCTATCACCCTGGACCGATACGACATCTCCGTAAAACCTGCTAACCGAATCCTGACCATGGGAAGGGCTGTGATACTAATGACATCAATATGGAtcatttcacttttttccttcctgattCCTTTCATTGAAGTCAACTTTTTCAGTCTTCAAAGTGCAAGTACTTGGGAAAATAAGACACTTCTGTGCGTGAGTACAAACGAGTACCACACTGAACTAGGAATGTACTACCACATTCTTGTTCAGAttccaatatttttcttcactgttatAGTAATGCTAATTACATACACCAAAATACTCCAGGCCCTAAATATTCGGATTGGTACAAGATTTACAACAggacaaaagaagaaaaacagaaagaaaaaaactatttcTTTGACCACTCAACATGAGACTACGGACATGTCCCACAGcagtggaggaaaaaatgtTGTCTTTGGTGTAAGGACTTCCGTGTCTGTCATAATTGCTCTACGCCGAGCTGTAAAACGGCACCGGGAGCGACGAGAGCGGCAAAAGAGAGTGTTCAGAATGTCCCTTCTGATTATCTCAACATTCCTTCTCTGCTGGACACCCATCTCTGTTTTGAACACCACTATCTTATGTTTGGGCCCAAGTGACCTTTTGGTAAAGTTGAGATTATGTTTTCTAGTAATGGCATATGGAACAACTATATTTCACCCTCTACTTTATGCATTCACGAGGCAAAAGTTTCAGAAAGTTCTGAAAAGTAAGATGAAAAAGCGAGTTGTTTCAATAGTGGAAGCAGATCCCATGCCAAATAACGCTGTAATACACAACTCATGGATAGAGCctaaaaggaacaaaaagatTACCTTTGAAGACAGTGAAGTAAGGCAGAAATGTTTAGTACCTCAGGTTGTCACTGACTAG